Part of the Clostridium sporogenes genome, CCAGTTAGAGAAGTCTGTAGTCCCAAAAGTCCTTCTATCCAAGATAACACATCTGGAAAAAGTAAAATTAAAAGGAGTAATGAAAATAAGGTGCCTTTTGAAATAAATATACCGTACACAAGAGCCAGGTCATATAGTAATCGTGAAGGACTCTTCCATCTATTTTTAAAAGGTACATTTATGTGAGGGGAATACCAAATTTTAAATCTCCATAGGAAACTACTTTTTTCACAGTTTTCATCAATATATCCGCAAGCCTTTTGCCATTGTAATTGTCTATCTGTTAATTCTAGAGTCATTATTTTTTTAGTTAATATAAGAATCCCAATATATATTATTTCCATTACAAAGGATGATAGGATTACATCTAGGTTTTTTAAAAGAAAAATACATACTAAAATATACGTTATAAAAAATATATTAACTAAATATAGAGGCCTAATTCTCATACTTACTTGTGTCTTTATTTCTTCATTAATATTAATTTTTTTCTCAACAGCAATGACTACACAAAGGAATAATACGGAATTAAGAGTGAAAAGAACTACTGATCGCATAGTTAAATCTCCGAAGAGTTTTATATTGAACCCTTTATTATTTAAATGAAATATTGAACTGTAAACTATATTGAAAATTAATATACATAGGTAGAAAGATCTTATACTTTGCAAATTACGTTTATTACTCATAGGTCACCTCTAAAATATAATTGATATAATTATTTTATCACAAAATTTAATTATAGTATTCGCTATAATTGTTAACGTTTTTACAATTTTCTATGTTAATATTCGTAAAAATCATTGACTTAAAAGGTTAATTCTGCTAATATCAAGTTACAAATTCTATTAAATAATATATAAAGGATCGAGAGACTTATTTATATATAAAGACATAATTAAATAATTTGCTCATATAATTCCTGAATATGGAGGGAAGTTTCTACCAGATAACCGTAAATTGTCTGACTATGAGTGGAATCCTACTTATGGTTATTTTAAATATCTATTTTTATTATCTAAAATAATGAACGATAAGGTTTTCATTTATAGTATGAATACCTTATCGTTTTTTTATATTATGAGCATGAAATTTACTAGGAGGACTTTACAATGAAAAACACTAAAGATACTAATTTAATTGTTGGAATTGATGAAAAAATTAGCTTAAGATACGCCTTTTTTCTAGGTTTACAACATGTTTTTGCTATGGATTTATACATAGTTCCTATAATATTGGCAGGTATTTTATCTCTTGATGCCCAGAATACAGCCTATTTTATACAAATGAGTTTTATAGCCGCTGGAATTGCTACACTAATACAAACTGGTTTATGCATGCGATTACCTATTATGCAGGGACCTTCCTATATTCCTATAGGTGCCTTAGCTGCCATCGGAAGTAAGTTAGGACTACAAGCTATGGTTGGCAGTTTAATTCCAGGTTCACTATTTTTAATGATACTTGGTTATCCATTACGTTTTCTCTCAAAAATAATTTCTAAATTTATTCCACATATTGTTGGAGGTACTGTTATTGTGATAGTGGGAATATCTTTAATGCCTGTGGCTATGACTAATATTTTTACTGCACCGGGTAATTTAAAAATAAATTGTATCCTTGCTCTTATTTCATCAGCTTTATTAGTTAGCTGTATGATGATAGGACGTAAATCCAATAAGTTTGGCAAAGCTGTTCGAATTACATCTGTAATGATTTCATTAATTGGTGGTACTATAGCAGCTTCATTATTAGGAGTCGTAGATTTTACACCCGTTACAAAGGCAGCTTGGTTTTCATTCCCTAAATTATTACCCTTCGGAAAACCAGTATTTGATTTAAAAGCAATTTTAACTATGTTATTTATTTATGCAGTTATTTTAGTTGAAACCTCAGGAACTTGGTTTGCAGTTTCTGCTGTTACAGGAAGCGAATTAACAGATGAAGGTTTAAATAGAGGTGCTGTAGGTGAGGGAATTGGCTGTTTTGTAGGTGCATTGTTTGGTGGTACTCCAATGACAGGCTATTCCACAAATGCAGGCATTATTGCAGTAACAGGTGTGGGTAGTAGAATGGCTATTATTGCTGGAGGAATCATATTAGTTGCCCTTGGTATGTTACCTAAATTAATGAATGTAATTGCTTGTATACCTAGCGCAGTTGTTAGTGGAGTTTTTGCAGTAGTATGTGTAATTATAGCTATGAACGGCTTTAAGTCAATTCAGCATGAAGAATTTGATGAAAGAAATATGTTATTAATTGGACTACCTATTCTTTTAGCACTTGGAACTACTGTTTTACCTAAAGATATCTTAAATAGTTTGCCAAGTCTTGCAAATTATATTTTTTCCTCTGGAATTACAGTAGGAGCTTTGGCTGCAGTAATATTAAATATACTTTTACCTAAGGCACCCGTAGAAGTATCTAAATCACAAGAATATAAAGAGGCTGTGTAGAATTTTTATTCCATTCTAATACTTCCATATTATTTAAAATGAGAGTAAAGAGTATTACGTTCCTTGATAAAGATTTGTAAGCTTTAGAGGGAGCAAAATTTCTATTTCAAGCCAAGAATACTGTTTATATTTAAGTTTTATTGAACTATATAGAAAAAAATAGAGACATATAGGGGGATTATATTATGGATCAAATTTTGATAAAAAATGGTTACATTATTACAATGGATTCTTCAAAGAAAATATTTGAGAAAGGTGATATTTTAGTTGAGAATTCTAAAATTATTGCTATAGGTAATGTGGAATCTGAATTAATTAAATCTAATGTTGAAATTATAGATGCTAATGGAAAAATCATAATGCCTGGTTTAGTAAATACTCATGTGCATTTATCTCAACAATTAGCTAGAGGCTTAGCTGACGATGTAGATCTTTTAACTTGGCTTCGCAAACGTATATGGCCTTACGAAAGCAATATGGATTTAGAGGATTCTTATATTTCTTCACTAGCCTGTTGTACAGAACTAATACGTTCAGGTGTTACTACTTTTTGTGAAGCTGGTGGACAAGAAGTAGATGGCATGGGAAAAGCCGTAGGAGAAGCAGGACTTAGAGGTATTCTTTGTCGCTCTACTATGGATTGTGGTGATGGTTTACCATTAAAATGGCAGGAAACCACAGAGGAATCTTTAGAAAAACAAGTAGAGTTACTTGAAAGGTGGAATGGTAAAGGAGATGGACGTATTAAGTATTGGTTTGGCTTAAGAACTATTTTTAATACTACAGATAAATTAATAACTAAAACTAAAGAACTAGCAGATAAATATAAAGTATGTATTCATATGCATGTTGCTGAAATAGAAGAGGAAGTTAGATATGCAGAAGCAACTCGTGGTGAAACCACTGTTCAGCATTTAGCTAAATTAGGGGTATTAGATAAAAACTTTTTAGCTGTACATACAGTATGGCTTACAGAACAAGAAATTGATTTATTTAAGCTTCATAATGTAAAAGTATCCCATAATCCTGGTGCTGCAATGAAAGTTGTTTTAGGTTTTGCACATATTCCAGAAATGCTTGAAAAAGGAATCAATGTTTCAATCGGAACTGATGGCGCTCCTTCTAATAATAGAATGGATATGTTTGATGAAATGCATTTAACATCATTAATACATAAAGGTAGAAGATTGAATCCAAAGGTTGTTCCTGCTGATGAAGTATTAGAAATGGCTACAATGAATGGTGCTAAATGTGCCCTTTGGGAGGATGAAATAGGATCTTTGGAGGTAGGAAAAAAAGCAGATTTAATAATTATTAACCCTAAATCTATTGGTAGCCTTCCTATGCATGATCCAATTGGAAATATAGTATATTCAATGCACTCTAGTGATATAGAATCTTCTATGTGTAATGGTAAGTGGTTAATGAAGAATAAAGTATTATTAACTATAAATGAAGAGGATATTATTAGAGAAGCACAGGAAAAGGCAACAGCCTTAGTTAAAAAAGCAGGTATTGTCTTACCAAAACGTTTTTAAAAATAGAAGTAACAATACATAGATTACCTCCTGATAAAGTGTGAACAGTATATTATATGTTATTTATATGGAAGAATGACTTAAAATGTACAGCAATTATTTATTCTTTTTATCAATGTTCTTTATATAATGAGCCTAAAGTTCCGCATTCTAAACTAGAAATTAATGTTCAAAGATTTTAAGTATATTAAAATGCGTAAAGGAAAAAATATATAAGTAAATTTAGTTATTTTTATTGCAGAATTTCTATAGTGGATGGAGGTAAATGAAGTGAAAAAAGTAATTAAAGTAGTATCAGTTATTCTAGTTATACTTGTAATAGCAGGATTTTTTATTATTAAGAATTTAACTGAGACCAAGGATGGTAAGCTTAATATGTATGTTGCTGCAAACTTGCAGTTATATAAAATTCTTAATCCTAAATCACTCAATAGTAAATCAATTGAAGAAACTAGAGGAGCTTTAAATAAGCAATCAACTAGGTGGTCAAATAAACCTATACCATTTTCCAATATTAAAAACCTTCATATAAAAATGAACAATGAAAAAATACCAGTACGAATATATACACCTGAAAAGGGTAGTAATTTCCCTATAATCATTTATTCACATGGTGGTTTCTGGATTGGAGGAAATGTTGATACTATTGATGGGGTTTGTAGAAAGCTTTCACAGAATACAAAAGCAATTGTAATATCTGTAAACTATAGGCTTGCTCCAGAAAATCCTTTCCCCGCTGGTCTTAATGATGTATATAATGTGCTTCAGTGGACTTATAAAAATGGAAAAAGCATAAATGGAGATGAAAAACATATAGCAGTTATAGGGGACAGTGCAGGTGGAAATCTTTCTGCTGCAGTTTCATCAATGTCACGGGATAAAAATGGACCTCCTATAACATGTCAGGTATTAATATATCCATCAACAAATATATTTAAACTGAACAGTAAATCTTGGTCTTATTTTTCTAATAGCTTTAATGTTTCAACAGAGGATATGGAAAAGTATATTTCAATTTATGCACCAAAAAAAGAAGATAGAAAAAACCCTTATGCATCCCCACTTTTAGCTAAGGATCTTAGAAAATTACCTGATACACTCGTAGTGACAGCAGAAATTGATCCCCTTAGAGATGAAGGGGAAGCTTATGCTAATAAACTAAAAGAATCTGGGGTTAAAGCAGAGGTCACTAGATATAAAGGTATTACTCATGGATTTATTACAATGGATAAGATTACAAATAAAGCAGACGAAGCATTAAATCAAATTTCTCTATATATACAAAAAGAGTTTCAAAAATAAACTTAATATAATTATTTTATTACAAAATTTATTATAAAGGATGTTGCAGAGATAAAAGTTAAGTTTAGTTGACAAATTGCCATCTTTACTTGATAGAAAAGATTTTTAATGTCTAGTATACTATAGTTAAAAGTTAACTTGAAATAGAGTAAAGGCTGGTGAGAATTATGTCATTAGGAGAAAAATTATTATATTTGCGTAAAAAGGCAGGTTTATCACAGGAAGATGTTGCTGAAAAATTAAGTGTATCCAGGCAAACAGTAAGTAAATGGGAAACAAATCAAACGGTTCCTGAACTTAATAAAGCAAAATTACTAAGTGAACTTTACAATGTAAGTTATGACTATCTTATTAGTGAAAATTATATTAGTGGCGATGTTACTGGTATTGAAATGATAGTTGATGAAATTGACTGGACAGGTGCATGGAGTAAAAAATATCCTATTTTAGCTTCATATCCAGGTATAAAAGGAATAAATACTTATAGTGAAAAGATATCTGAGCTTTATGATAGTTTTAAAAATGATTTCGGCTTTAACGATACAGATACTGTTTTGGTTTTAAAAGATATTTTATACCAAAAATATAAAATGGAGAAAAAGAAAACCAAATAAAATGAGCATACTTTATAGAGAAAAGCTCTCACATTGTGAGGGCTTTTTATAAATGCTTTTATATGATAATATTATGTTTTATCACTTTTTCAAAAAATAATCTGAAAAAGTACCCCATTTTTCTATTCTATTAAAGCTAGGATAAGATGAGATAAAGTGCACTATTATTGGAGAATTATCTAGTTTGGGGTGAAAACTAAAAAATTTTCTATCACCATATCTAATAGCCTCTAAAGCAAGAGGTAATTCACGCCTAAAAATATGATTTCGTACACCTGTAACAATTGGATTATTTCCATCTACATGTAGATACACATGAAATAAGTAGTTTTTTTCTTTTTCAATCAATTCCCCAAGAACCTCATCCCGCATGGCATCAATTTTATCATAGGCATAGGTTAATCCAATAGTTAAAAAAAGTTCTGCGGTTATATCAGAATGAGTAAGGGTATAGCGTCTTCCTAGAATAGGTTCTATATTAGTTACTCCATCTCTAAATTCCACTGAAAGTTTTTCAGGGTTCAATTTGCTCATTTAATCCCTTCCTGTACAATATTTCTCATAGGACTATTATATGATTAGGTTAAGGAAGTTGTCATTTAGGTAGCTATAAAATCTATTATAATATCATTAGCGCTATATAAATTTATAAAAAGAATATTAAAATAAATATTCATATCTGCAATCTTCTCCCTTAGTTGAACATTAATATAGATGGAAAGCCACCCTTAATAATTAAATATATGGGTGGCATAGTTGTATTTAATTTATATGCGAAACGATTGTAAATAGTTTTGTATGTCTTCTTCAGAAGTATTGAGCAAATCAGTAAGCATCCTTTGAATAGAGTGCAGGGTTTTAATTCTCTCTTCAATTTCGTAGATTTTATTCTTTACCAATCCTTTTAAATTCTCTCCATTCATTTCTTGGCTGAGCATTTGCAGTATTTCTTTGATTTCTTTTAACGAATATCCTAATGATTTAGCATCTTTGATGAATTTAATTTTCACAAGATAATCATCTGTGTAGACTCGGTAACCATTGGCTATCCGCTTTGGGGCAGGCAAGATGCCATTATCTTCATAGTAGCGTATAGTTGATGTACTTACCCCAGTTTGCCTTGCTAGTTCACCGCGTGTCATTTTGTTCACTTATATTACCCCCATTCTTTCTAATTAATTATTTTAATTCAATCTTTTTTTCGTGTATATATCACTAAATTTTACTTCGGGGTACTTAGACGAAGGGCCATCTAGAAGAATTGAATGGTTACCTTTTAAATACTGGTCAAAAAAAGCTCTTACATAAGATCTTGTAATATCTATGTTATGAACTGGATCAATGCCTTTGGCAAAAAGTAAAGGAGACATTAGTGATATATCTGTAAAGCTCTGATGAATAAAATGATCTACAGTTAAATAGTATGTGCTGTTAGTACTTTTGTTTATAACCGATTGGAGATCAGGGATAAACTCCTCATAGAACACCTTATCTTTTTTTATAGTAGATGGATCAAAGCTTGCAGCTGTACCGACTGACATCAAATACATAAACGGCTGCTTTAAACCCTTTTGAGAAACACTCCCCCAGAATCCCCCTTCTAGACTTACACCTGCCTTTAGTCGATTATCTTGAGCTAGGCTTTTGCAGTTGTTGCTCCTCCATAGGAATGTCCGAACATTCCAATACGCTCAAGGTCTAGCTTACCTTGGAGTAGAGCATTAGGATCTTTTTTATTCCATTTTGTAAGAGTGTCAAGCAGGAAGCTGATATCTGCTACACGAATTCCTACATTCCCAATGTTATGTTTGTATAGCTCAGATGCTGTCATACTTTTGGTATCTGGCTTGTAGAAAATAGAACGTCCATCAGGAAATGTTACCTTGGCAGATGTATATGGATGATCCAGGCCCACTACTATATACCCATGACTTACAAGTTCTTCAATAGTTGTCAAGCTCTGAAAACGGGTGGAGCGTACTCCGGGAGAGAACAACAGTACTGGATATTTGGATTCAGCTGTTGATATTTTAGCGCCCTGGACAACATGAGTAGGAACTTGTGACAAATGGGTGAATAACTGCTTAGGTATATTAAAAACTAGGCTAATTGCCTCTCCTAGTTCAGAAGGGTAATGCTCAACTGTTTTCCCTTTAATATCCTTTTGGTCAACTGGATACCAGACATTTACCATGATCTCTCGCTTGTCATCGGGAGAGGTACTTAAAGTTTTAGCACGGGATTCATCAGTAAGATGAGCGGAAACAGTACCAATTCCATAGTTACCAGTTGGCTTAGGCATAGTAAAGACAGGCAACAGAAAGCTTAAATACGCAGACGTACCGATGAATATCAAAACCAAAATGGATACAAAGCTCTTTTTTAATAGTGACTTAGGTATAGATTGGGATTTAGGTTTACTGTTTGATTTTATCAATCTGTAGATTAAGACGATTATCAGCACTAATGCTACGGCATAAGATGGAACCATCTGTATGCGAAAATGATTAATAGTTCCATGTAGTAACATAACTAGCACCACGGACAGTAAAAAAACTATATCCAGACGGCGATTTGGTTTTACAAAAAGAATTCCACCAGTAGTTGTCAAAATCACTAGGAATAAAATAACCTCTAACATTCTCATTATAAACTATCTCCTATTTTATCTGATGACTACCTACCCTAATACTGCTATTTTTTATAAGTTGCAGATAAGAGCAGCTACGTCCCTATGTTAATTCTTATAAGCTTCAACTGGAGTAGGGATTTCTTTTAAGCAAACTCCGTTTGAAACTAAGAAGTGTTTTGCTAAATTCATCCGTAATGAAAAACATCAATGGATGATAATTAAATAATAAGCATTGAAGTATACTGCAATGTCAAGTCTATTTGAGAATATTTATGGTGTCAGATACTGTGCGTCCATTATAGTAGTTTTTCCAGGTAAATTAAAAAATAAAAGTAATGTAAACTCAATCATATTAGTGGTTTATATAGGATTTTTCATAGAAATTTCTATTTTATAAAATCATCGGGAAAGCTTTATGGAAAATCTTGATATTTCAATGGGGGTGTGCTATTTTTAATTTTAAGGAATATTGATTTTACAGTGGTTGAACATTAACAAGGGATGCATTTAAATTTGTACACAATCTGAAATAAATGTGACGTAACTCTTGAAAATTCAGATGCAGACAATGTTCTTTGAAAATTGAATAATGCGGTGTTTTTAAATTATTATGTTTTTATATAGACATGAAAATATATAGAAAGCATGGTATAATTTTAGTATTAACTAAATCGTAGTTGTAAATTATTTTTAGCAAAATAGGTCAAGTAAAAATCCATAAGAATATGTTATCCTTTATTCAAGAGGTGAGAACATGGAAAATTGGGAAAAGATAAATGCGGTATATCGTATGCAAATTTATATTGATAATCATATAACCGAATCAATAACTCTTTGTATGCTTGCAAATGCGGCAGGATATTCGCCATGGCACTCTACAAGGATTTTCAAGGAATTAACAGGTAAAACACCATTTGAATACATTCGAGCACTTCGTTTGTCTAGGGCTGCTGTTAAATTGAGAGATGAGAATGTTAAAATAATTGATGTCGCACTTGATTTCGTTTTTGACTCACATGAAGGTTTTACAAGAGCGTTTTCCAAGCAATTTGCTATGACTCCTCGATACTACTGCAAAAATACACCTCCACTGAAACTTTTTATGCCCAATCATATCCGTGCTTATTACCTTATGCTACAAAAAGGAGAGGATAACATGTCTAAAAGTTCTAATGTGAAAACAATTTTTGTACAAGTAGTTGACCGTCCTGCAAGAAAGTTAATTTTGAAACGTGGAATCAAAGCTACACATTATTTTGAATATTGCGAGGAAGTAGGATGTGATGTATGGGGAGTTCTTTCTAGTATCAAAGAAGCCATCTATGAACCTATTGGAATGTGGATGCCGGAGAACTTGCTGAAATCAGGTACGTCAGTATATACTCAAGGTGTAGAAGTTCCAGCCAATTATGGAGGAGAAGTCCCAGAAGGATTTGATTTAATTGATCTTCAGCCCTGTAAGATGATGGTTTTTCAAGGACAGTCTTATGATGACGAAAAATTTGATGAAGAGATAAAGGAGCTATGGGATATTATGAAAAATTACAATCCTGAGGTTTACGGCTTTAAATGGGCTGATGAAGATGGACCAAGATTTCAATTAGCACCTATGGGATACAGAGGATATATTGAAGCAAGACCAGTAAAACAGCTAAATATAAAATAAGTCATACAATTTTTATTAATATTTACAATTATTAAAACTCAATAATCTATTAGAATACCGTATTATTCAAATGAATTTTACGGTATTTTTACGTAGTTGAAGATGATGGTTAATTCGCAATTCAATTGTGCGACAAGAAGTCGCTAAATAATAGTGTTTCGTCAAAAGAAATTGTGCTAGTCACTAAGCATATTCCCGCTCAAAACTGCATTTTGAGTAATTGAAATGTGGGTTGCATGAGAGTTAAAGGTCTAATGCAGAATATAACCATAGTAGTCTACAGGGCTAGGGAAAGAATGAGAATGTATAAACGTAAGTTGAATCTTTGTAAGTTTCGTCATGCGAAGTTAAGCCAAAGGTGGTTGATAGGCTTATATTATAGGTTGGAAAGATTGCTTTTTTGTTCAATCGAGGAGTGACCCATATACCTATCGGAATATAGAAGGATACTTAACTCATTCATATCTATTATTAGTGGAACTTGGTAAGCCCTATATACTCCAATTAAGGTAGGACAATCGCAAGAAAGTCACAATGTATAGAGGGTAAGGGAGTGTAGAGAAAGCGAAAGCCAACAAGACGAAAGTCTAGGGAAATACATAACCCGTTGGATAGGAGTCCAAATTTGCTCTAATCCGAAAGGATGCAGACTTCTACATGGTCGTCAACACGAAAGAAAACGAAAAGTAACCAATTACAAAAGAGGAGTTTAGTTATGAAAACTATTAATAAACTTAATAAGTCGGCTACTTCTCCACATATCACAGAGTGGTACACACTTAACTGGAAGAAAATAAACAGATATGTGAAGAGATTACGCCAACGAATTTTTCGTGCCGAGCAGTTAGGTCAAAGAAGAAAGGTTAAGAAACTACAAAGACTAATGTTAAGAAGCAAGGCTAATTTGTTAATTTCAATCAAGAGAGTAACTCAAATCAACAAAGGGAAGCGTACAGCGGGAATTGATGGATTTAAAGCAACTACTGAGTGGGAGAAAATAGGATTATTTAACCTATTCAAAAGTTACAACATCAAGTATATTAAACCAAAACCTGCTAAAAGAACATATATCCCTAAGAAAAACGGTAAATTAAGACCTTTAGGAATACCAATAATTAAAGATAGGATATATCAAAATATTGTTAAGAATGCTCTCGAACCTCAATGGGAGAGTAAATTTGAATCCATAGCATATGGTTTTAGACCAAAAAGAAGTACACATGACGCAATAGAGCAACTGTATTTAAAATTGAGGAAAGGTAGTAAACGTCAGTGGATTTTTGAAGGTGATTTCAAAGGCTGTTTTGATAATTTAAACCATGAATATATTATGGAATGTCTTAATAACTTTCCAGCTAAAGAAACAATATATAAATGGCTTAAGGCAGGATATATTGATAATAATGTCTTTAAAAATACTAACGAAGGGACACCGCAAGGTGGAATAATTTCACCGTTACTAGCTAATATTGCATTACATGGAATAGAAGAAGAACTAGGAGTTAAATATCGGCTTAACAAAAGACAAGGATACTATCTAAAGGATGACTCCATAGGTATTGTGAAATATGCTGATGATTTTGTTATTCTATGTAAGACAAAAGAAGAAGCAGAAACAATGTACGAGAAACTTAGTCCTTATCTTAAGAAAAGGGGACTGGAACTTGCTGAAGATAAAACGAGAATAACTCATATCAGTATGGGATTTGATTTTCTTGGATTCAATATAAGGCAATACAAGAAAAATAAGGGCATGACATTACTAATTAAACCATCCAAAGCAAGTATTAAAAAAGTCAAAAAATCAATCAAAGAAGTCTTTGAAGAACATAGAGGTAATCCAATCGGAGCAATAATAGGTAAACTTAATCCAATCATAAGAGGCACAGGAAACTATTGGTCTTGTGTAATATCGAAAGATATCTATAGTAGCATAGATTATTATGTATGGCTTAAGACAAGAAAATATCTTAAAACACTTCATCCAAATAAATCTTGGAAATGGAGAATAAAGAGATACTTTAAACCTGATTTCACGGGAGTAAGTAAAGACAAATGGATACTTACAGACCCTAATAATAACAAAAATCAATTAATGAAAATGAATTGGATACCTATAGTAAGACATGTATTAATTAAATATAAAAATAGCCCAGATGACCCTAGTTTAAAAGACTATTTTAAAGTAAGAGATGAAAAAGAGTTCAATAGACATAATATTTTAAGCAGACGCAAATTAGCTAAGAAAAGCAAATATAAATGCAGAATATGCAATCAATCATTAGTTAGCGATGAATCACTTGAGGTTAATCATATTGTAC contains:
- a CDS encoding alpha/beta hydrolase family protein codes for the protein MRMLEVILFLVILTTTGGILFVKPNRRLDIVFLLSVVLVMLLHGTINHFRIQMVPSYAVALVLIIVLIYRLIKSNSKPKSQSIPKSLLKKSFVSILVLIFIGTSAYLSFLLPVFTMPKPTGNYGIGTVSAHLTDESRAKTLSTSPDDKREIMVNVWYPVDQKDIKGKTVEHYPSELGEAISLVFNIPKQLFTHLSQVPTHVVQGAKISTAESKYPVLLFSPGVRSTRFQSLTTIEELVSHGYIVVGLDHPYTSAKVTFPDGRSIFYKPDTKSMTASELYKHNIGNVGIRVADISFLLDTLTKWNKKDPNALLQGKLDLERIGMFGHSYGGATTAKA
- a CDS encoding helix-turn-helix domain-containing protein, producing MENWEKINAVYRMQIYIDNHITESITLCMLANAAGYSPWHSTRIFKELTGKTPFEYIRALRLSRAAVKLRDENVKIIDVALDFVFDSHEGFTRAFSKQFAMTPRYYCKNTPPLKLFMPNHIRAYYLMLQKGEDNMSKSSNVKTIFVQVVDRPARKLILKRGIKATHYFEYCEEVGCDVWGVLSSIKEAIYEPIGMWMPENLLKSGTSVYTQGVEVPANYGGEVPEGFDLIDLQPCKMMVFQGQSYDDEKFDEEIKELWDIMKNYNPEVYGFKWADEDGPRFQLAPMGYRGYIEARPVKQLNIK
- a CDS encoding staygreen family protein, whose protein sequence is MSKLNPEKLSVEFRDGVTNIEPILGRRYTLTHSDITAELFLTIGLTYAYDKIDAMRDEVLGELIEKEKNYLFHVYLHVDGNNPIVTGVRNHIFRRELPLALEAIRYGDRKFFSFHPKLDNSPIIVHFISSYPSFNRIEKWGTFSDYFLKK
- the ltrA gene encoding group II intron reverse transcriptase/maturase, with protein sequence MKTINKLNKSATSPHITEWYTLNWKKINRYVKRLRQRIFRAEQLGQRRKVKKLQRLMLRSKANLLISIKRVTQINKGKRTAGIDGFKATTEWEKIGLFNLFKSYNIKYIKPKPAKRTYIPKKNGKLRPLGIPIIKDRIYQNIVKNALEPQWESKFESIAYGFRPKRSTHDAIEQLYLKLRKGSKRQWIFEGDFKGCFDNLNHEYIMECLNNFPAKETIYKWLKAGYIDNNVFKNTNEGTPQGGIISPLLANIALHGIEEELGVKYRLNKRQGYYLKDDSIGIVKYADDFVILCKTKEEAETMYEKLSPYLKKRGLELAEDKTRITHISMGFDFLGFNIRQYKKNKGMTLLIKPSKASIKKVKKSIKEVFEEHRGNPIGAIIGKLNPIIRGTGNYWSCVISKDIYSSIDYYVWLKTRKYLKTLHPNKSWKWRIKRYFKPDFTGVSKDKWILTDPNNNKNQLMKMNWIPIVRHVLIKYKNSPDDPSLKDYFKVRDEKEFNRHNILSRRKLAKKSKYKCRICNQSLVSDESLEVNHIVPTLIGGKDVYDNLELLHTSCHIQHHKLLNKYGEGRDLPKIKKFFAERNVDPSSKEGIRLMKKQLKKFKYTNC
- a CDS encoding amidohydrolase; protein product: MDQILIKNGYIITMDSSKKIFEKGDILVENSKIIAIGNVESELIKSNVEIIDANGKIIMPGLVNTHVHLSQQLARGLADDVDLLTWLRKRIWPYESNMDLEDSYISSLACCTELIRSGVTTFCEAGGQEVDGMGKAVGEAGLRGILCRSTMDCGDGLPLKWQETTEESLEKQVELLERWNGKGDGRIKYWFGLRTIFNTTDKLITKTKELADKYKVCIHMHVAEIEEEVRYAEATRGETTVQHLAKLGVLDKNFLAVHTVWLTEQEIDLFKLHNVKVSHNPGAAMKVVLGFAHIPEMLEKGINVSIGTDGAPSNNRMDMFDEMHLTSLIHKGRRLNPKVVPADEVLEMATMNGAKCALWEDEIGSLEVGKKADLIIINPKSIGSLPMHDPIGNIVYSMHSSDIESSMCNGKWLMKNKVLLTINEEDIIREAQEKATALVKKAGIVLPKRF
- a CDS encoding nucleobase:cation symporter-2 family protein, with amino-acid sequence MKNTKDTNLIVGIDEKISLRYAFFLGLQHVFAMDLYIVPIILAGILSLDAQNTAYFIQMSFIAAGIATLIQTGLCMRLPIMQGPSYIPIGALAAIGSKLGLQAMVGSLIPGSLFLMILGYPLRFLSKIISKFIPHIVGGTVIVIVGISLMPVAMTNIFTAPGNLKINCILALISSALLVSCMMIGRKSNKFGKAVRITSVMISLIGGTIAASLLGVVDFTPVTKAAWFSFPKLLPFGKPVFDLKAILTMLFIYAVILVETSGTWFAVSAVTGSELTDEGLNRGAVGEGIGCFVGALFGGTPMTGYSTNAGIIAVTGVGSRMAIIAGGIILVALGMLPKLMNVIACIPSAVVSGVFAVVCVIIAMNGFKSIQHEEFDERNMLLIGLPILLALGTTVLPKDILNSLPSLANYIFSSGITVGALAAVILNILLPKAPVEVSKSQEYKEAV
- a CDS encoding helix-turn-helix domain-containing protein, which codes for MSLGEKLLYLRKKAGLSQEDVAEKLSVSRQTVSKWETNQTVPELNKAKLLSELYNVSYDYLISENYISGDVTGIEMIVDEIDWTGAWSKKYPILASYPGIKGINTYSEKISELYDSFKNDFGFNDTDTVLVLKDILYQKYKMEKKKTK
- a CDS encoding MerR family transcriptional regulator encodes the protein MTRGELARQTGVSTSTIRYYEDNGILPAPKRIANGYRVYTDDYLVKIKFIKDAKSLGYSLKEIKEILQMLSQEMNGENLKGLVKNKIYEIEERIKTLHSIQRMLTDLLNTSEEDIQNYLQSFRI
- a CDS encoding alpha/beta hydrolase — protein: MKKVIKVVSVILVILVIAGFFIIKNLTETKDGKLNMYVAANLQLYKILNPKSLNSKSIEETRGALNKQSTRWSNKPIPFSNIKNLHIKMNNEKIPVRIYTPEKGSNFPIIIYSHGGFWIGGNVDTIDGVCRKLSQNTKAIVISVNYRLAPENPFPAGLNDVYNVLQWTYKNGKSINGDEKHIAVIGDSAGGNLSAAVSSMSRDKNGPPITCQVLIYPSTNIFKLNSKSWSYFSNSFNVSTEDMEKYISIYAPKKEDRKNPYASPLLAKDLRKLPDTLVVTAEIDPLRDEGEAYANKLKESGVKAEVTRYKGITHGFITMDKITNKADEALNQISLYIQKEFQK